TTCTCGGGGCCATGGTGTCGGTTTCGCATTCCGGGGTGGCCTGTCCGGACTTTCCTACGTGCTACGGGATGTGGCTGCCACCCCTGGTGGGCAATGTGGGGATTCAGGTCATCCACCGCCTGGGGGCCGTGACGGTCGCTTCGGTTCTGATGCTCACGCTGTTGGCTGTCGAGTGGCAGGCTGGTGAGCGTGTCAGGAGTTGGATGCGCCTGTCCGCCGGTTTACTGGTGGCGCAAATTGGCCTGGGGGCTGCAACGGTTCTGTGGGAGATTCCTCCAGCCCTCTCAGTGGCTCACCTGGTCACGGGGCTTTCCCTCTTCCTGTGCGTCTTCCTGGCCAATTACCAGGCCTATCCCGTTCTCTGGGGCCGGCCACGCCCGGCATCCGAAGCGGTCTCGGCGGAGCGGCCTGCTCGCCGCATCCAGTGGCGCGCTTATTACCAGCTGACCAAACCCACCATTGTCATGTTGGTGGTGCTGACGGGTTTGCCCGCATTGCTGATTGCCACGCCTGGTGCGCTCGACTTCGGTCTTGCCTGTGCCGCTTTGCTGGGGACGGCCGGTTGCGCGGCTTCCGCGGCGGTCTTCAATCAGTACTTCGAGCGGGAACGTGACAAGCAGATGGCCCGGACCGCGGCCCGCCCCATCCCGAGCGGTCTGGTTTCGCCCCGTTCAGCTTTGGTCTTTGCGCTTGGCTTGGGGCTGGTTTCGTCCGCCGTGTTGCTGGTCTTCACGCACTGGCTGGCCACGGCGATCGCCGTGGGGAGCTTGTTGTTTTACGGCTTCTTCTACACCTTGGTGCTGAAGGGGACCTCCCCTCAGAACATTGTGATCGGAGGGGCTGCGGGCGCCAGTGCGCCGCTGATTTGCTGGGCCGCTGTGACCGGGGAGGTGGGTTGGCCGGCCTGGGTCATGTTTGCCATCATTTTCTTCTGGACGCCACCCCACTTCTGGGCGCTGGCCATCTTTCGCCTGGACGATTATGTGGCGGCCAAGGTGCCGATGTTTCCGGTGGTTTATGGCGTGCCCGCAACCACTCGCTGGATTCTGATCTACACCTTGGTGCTGGTGCCGCTGTCGCTCTTTCTGGTTCCGCTCGGAGCGGCCGGTCCTGTGTATTTCTTCTCTGCTGTCCTGCTTGGCCTGGGATTCTTGCTGCTGGCTGGTCGCGTCTTGATGACCGAGTCCAAGCGGGATGCCACCAAGTTGTTCGCCTATTCCATCGTGTACACCCTGGTCCTGTTCTCTTGCCTGACTTTGGATGCCGCGTTGGGAGGGCCTGAGTTCGCTACGAACTTGCTCGCGAGGCATTGAGCCATGGATCGCCAGTCGCCCAGTACCCCTGATGAGGATCCGACCGGGATCTCTCCGGCGCAGCCAGTCTCCCAGGACGCGGAGACCGATGCGAGGCTGTCCTCCAGGCACCGCCGCCTCACCATGCTGGTGCTGGCGGTGGTGGCCGTGACCGGCATCTTGCCCTGGGTTTACGCGCCCCTGTATCGGAAGGTGTGCGGTGTGCTGGGAATTCCAACCGCCAGAGAACAGAACCCGGCCGCGGTCCTTGCGCGCATCGCGCGCGAAGGGATCGGGAAAGAGCGGGCTGATGAGCAAACCTCTTTGGTGAACTTCATGGGCGTGAGTGGGCAGTTGCCCATCGACATCCGTCCCCTCGAGCGGCGCATGTGGGTCAAGACCGGTGATGTGGCGGTGGTCCGCTACCGTCTCACCAACCTCACGCAGCGCGACCTGGATTACCGGGCGGTTCACATGGTGGTGCCGAAAGAAGACAGCTCGTTTGAACTGATCAAGTGTTTTTGCGATGAGCACCGCATTCTCAAGGCCGGAATCAGCGAGGATCTTCCGCTGGTGTTTCGACTTTCCAAGGCTGTTCCGGGAGATGCCGGCTTGACCATCAATTACACGATTTTCGATTACGATCCGCTCAAGAACAAACCCCCGAGTTTGGCTCCCAAAGTCAGCAGTCTCTCCGCTTCCTGAGGGCGGCGGTTGAACGTTTCGCAGGGTGGGATCCCCGGTGAACGTCCATGGATTTTCCTTACTTCGAGTTTCCGTTGGTGGGCAATCGCTACTTGATTGCCTTCATCGCCACCTTGCATGTGCTGGTCAATCACAGCGCTGCCATTGGCGGCTCCTTGCTGGTGGTGCTGGCTGAGCGTGAAGCCATCCGGCTTGGTAGCTCCGATTGGGATGACTTGGCCTACCGGCTGGCTCGTCTGTTCTTCCTTCTGACCACCACGGTCGGGGCCCTGTCGGGCGTTGGAATCTGGTTCTCCGTCATGGTGGCGGCACCCGCCGGCATTGCGGCGATGTTGCATATCTTTTTCTGGGCCTGGTTTGTGGAATGGTTCGTGTTCATTGCCGAAGTGGCCATGGTCCTGGGGTACTTTCTCTCGTGGCGAACGTTCAGCGACCGACGCCGGCACCTCCAACTGGGCTGGGCCTATGTGCTGACCTCGTTCCTGACGTTGGCCATCATCACGGGAATTCTGGGAGCGATGTTGACAC
This genomic interval from Candidatus Sericytochromatia bacterium contains the following:
- a CDS encoding heme o synthase → MVSTFFSRFFPFVCLAVGLIITQMVLGSTVRATGAGMGCPDWPLCHGNFWPAMNFESILEYAHRAVGALVSLTLLVGSAWVLRSAPLRAELGRLVAFGLLLLVAIVSFGAVTVAYDMPPAVVATHLELAALLLITWVTILLRTRAQLRGPEELPRAGFYLFLLPVALGAVFFQLFLGAMVSVSHSGVACPDFPTCYGMWLPPLVGNVGIQVIHRLGAVTVASVLMLTLLAVEWQAGERVRSWMRLSAGLLVAQIGLGAATVLWEIPPALSVAHLVTGLSLFLCVFLANYQAYPVLWGRPRPASEAVSAERPARRIQWRAYYQLTKPTIVMLVVLTGLPALLIATPGALDFGLACAALLGTAGCAASAAVFNQYFERERDKQMARTAARPIPSGLVSPRSALVFALGLGLVSSAVLLVFTHWLATAIAVGSLLFYGFFYTLVLKGTSPQNIVIGGAAGASAPLICWAAVTGEVGWPAWVMFAIIFFWTPPHFWALAIFRLDDYVAAKVPMFPVVYGVPATTRWILIYTLVLVPLSLFLVPLGAAGPVYFFSAVLLGLGFLLLAGRVLMTESKRDATKLFAYSIVYTLVLFSCLTLDAALGGPEFATNLLARH
- a CDS encoding cytochrome c oxidase assembly protein, translating into MDRQSPSTPDEDPTGISPAQPVSQDAETDARLSSRHRRLTMLVLAVVAVTGILPWVYAPLYRKVCGVLGIPTAREQNPAAVLARIAREGIGKERADEQTSLVNFMGVSGQLPIDIRPLERRMWVKTGDVAVVRYRLTNLTQRDLDYRAVHMVVPKEDSSFELIKCFCDEHRILKAGISEDLPLVFRLSKAVPGDAGLTINYTIFDYDPLKNKPPSLAPKVSSLSAS